The following are from one region of the Sandaracinus amylolyticus genome:
- a CDS encoding dipeptidase, whose amino-acid sequence MRRLWAWAIAVLVGCGPAAEPAPLPVFAEAPRAPSPSAEVPASTGTLFIDTHADTTQRMLDMGDDLSSRLPNGHVDLPRMREGGLSAIFLSIWVDPRRYHGEEGWARALALVRTVRDFAAAHPDDAALCTTAGEVRAAHASGRIALLMGLEGAHALGDADDDTLIARLGELHALGVRYVTVTWTGDNRFGHASTGGHASRGLTPLGRRLVREMNRLGVIVDVSHVSDRTAHDVLDVTTRPVLASHSATRALSEHVRNVPDDLIRRIAAGGGAVCVNFYAHFLDADYGVRRRALEHDHHGEFAHLRGRSWQTATERNAIAARIDPALRPPAVRVLADHLAHVVEVGGEGAACLGSDFDGISELPEGMQDVADLPRLVEELTSRELPVAAIGGENVLRVLSAQTE is encoded by the coding sequence ATGCGGAGGCTCTGGGCGTGGGCGATCGCGGTGCTCGTGGGGTGCGGGCCCGCGGCGGAGCCGGCGCCCTTGCCGGTGTTCGCGGAGGCGCCTCGGGCTCCGAGCCCGAGCGCGGAGGTGCCGGCGAGCACGGGCACGCTGTTCATCGACACGCATGCCGACACCACCCAGCGCATGCTCGACATGGGCGACGATCTCTCGAGCCGCCTGCCCAACGGCCACGTCGATCTCCCGCGCATGCGCGAGGGCGGGCTCTCCGCGATCTTCCTGTCGATCTGGGTCGATCCCCGGCGCTACCACGGCGAAGAAGGATGGGCGCGCGCGCTCGCGCTGGTGCGCACCGTGCGCGACTTCGCCGCCGCGCATCCCGACGACGCCGCGCTCTGCACGACCGCCGGCGAGGTCCGCGCCGCCCACGCCTCGGGCCGCATCGCGCTGCTGATGGGCCTCGAGGGCGCGCACGCGCTGGGCGATGCCGACGACGACACGCTGATCGCGCGGCTCGGCGAGCTCCACGCGCTCGGCGTCCGCTACGTCACGGTCACGTGGACCGGCGACAACCGCTTCGGTCACGCGTCGACCGGCGGACATGCATCGCGCGGCCTCACGCCGCTCGGCCGTCGCCTGGTGCGCGAGATGAACCGGCTCGGCGTGATCGTCGACGTCAGCCACGTCAGCGATCGCACCGCGCACGACGTGCTCGACGTCACGACGCGCCCGGTGCTCGCCTCGCACTCCGCGACCCGCGCGCTCTCCGAGCACGTGCGCAACGTCCCCGACGATCTGATCCGGCGCATCGCCGCGGGCGGCGGCGCGGTGTGCGTCAACTTCTACGCGCACTTCCTCGACGCCGACTACGGTGTGCGACGTCGCGCGCTCGAGCACGATCACCACGGCGAATTCGCGCATCTGCGAGGCCGCTCGTGGCAGACCGCGACCGAGCGCAACGCGATCGCCGCGCGCATCGATCCCGCGCTGCGCCCGCCCGCGGTGCGGGTGCTCGCCGATCACCTCGCGCACGTCGTCGAGGTCGGAGGGGAGGGCGCGGCGTGCCTCGGCTCCGACTTCGACGGGATCTCCGAGCTCCCCGAGGGCATGCAGGACGTCGCGGATCTCCCGCGCCTCGTCGAGGAGCTCACGTCGCGCGAGCTTCCCGTCGCGGCGATCGGGGGCGAGAACGTGCTGCGGGTGCTCTCGGCGCAGACCGAGTGA
- a CDS encoding SCP2 sterol-binding domain-containing protein: protein MTTEPLAFLKNEIPAHFAKGIDALKAATGPTAEADLDDVIAARAALRIVVKGEGESWLRVENGALTVHDGKPEGVPVRGAIELEGAVAREALGLLTASGRMDDPHAPKRFARLFSARAEKILEGQKLEFHVILKDVPDRDEDVVIRIGIGTDTPPAKPQFTAAISYDDIEDMREGDLTPQQVIGRLRLTGDASRAMALGMMLMQPPKK from the coding sequence ATGACCACCGAGCCCCTCGCCTTCCTCAAGAACGAGATCCCCGCCCACTTCGCCAAAGGCATCGACGCGCTCAAGGCCGCGACCGGCCCCACCGCGGAGGCCGACCTCGACGACGTGATCGCCGCGCGCGCCGCGCTGCGCATCGTGGTGAAGGGCGAGGGCGAGTCGTGGCTCCGCGTCGAGAACGGCGCGCTCACGGTGCACGACGGCAAGCCCGAGGGCGTGCCGGTGCGCGGCGCGATCGAGCTCGAGGGCGCGGTCGCGCGCGAGGCGCTCGGCCTGCTCACCGCGAGCGGCCGCATGGACGATCCCCACGCTCCCAAGCGCTTCGCGCGCCTGTTCTCGGCGCGCGCCGAGAAGATCCTCGAGGGCCAGAAGCTCGAGTTCCACGTGATCCTGAAGGACGTTCCGGATCGCGACGAAGACGTGGTGATCCGGATCGGCATCGGCACCGACACGCCGCCCGCCAAGCCGCAGTTCACGGCGGCGATCAGCTACGACGACATCGAGGACATGCGAGAGGGAGACCTGACGCCGCAGCAGGTGATCGGGCGTCTGCGCCTCACCGGCGATGCATCTCGCGCCATGGCGCTCGGGATGATGCTGATGCAGCCGCCGAAGAAGTGA
- a CDS encoding FHA domain-containing protein, translating into MDRAGAIALVPRAVVVGRARDCDVVIDDPTVSAHHARLRWDGERVAIDDLGSANGTFVDGRMVSATRIRPGEEVVLGRVPLPWGAEKMRAFLRAGPRRTTLRSSTLRGRPLWGRRFVCGACGTRGLLPAGFDRGELVCSSCGAHLVLGEDRGDPPRVRAALVGAGAVLTLVLAGIMVAASPARAEHAWARLGAWLGLVSEPTPAAASSPEEASIRVRVAPLVAASIDAGHPRTRNLAVRIAASAGGPFHVEQVARVWSHVRREWRYVSDPRGGEYFATASETIENGLAGDCDDFATVMIAMLQAIGGQARMVMVDGDGGGHAYAEVCVDASAEDVARRLAAFYRSPDAPERVELGDIHYRSDGACPVWLNLDWNARAPGGHYGRERWAVAIHPDGHTETLAPAAGGGVIGVVPEEVRASAAPE; encoded by the coding sequence ATGGATCGCGCCGGTGCCATCGCCCTCGTCCCCCGAGCGGTCGTCGTCGGTCGCGCGCGCGACTGCGACGTGGTGATCGACGACCCCACCGTCTCGGCGCACCACGCGCGCCTCCGGTGGGACGGCGAGCGCGTCGCGATCGACGATCTGGGCAGCGCGAACGGGACCTTCGTCGACGGGCGGATGGTCTCGGCGACGCGCATCCGCCCGGGCGAGGAGGTCGTGCTGGGCCGCGTGCCGCTGCCCTGGGGCGCCGAGAAGATGCGCGCCTTCCTGCGCGCCGGTCCGCGCCGCACGACGCTCCGGAGCAGCACGCTGCGCGGGCGACCGCTCTGGGGGCGCCGCTTCGTGTGTGGCGCGTGCGGGACGCGCGGGCTCCTGCCTGCGGGGTTCGATCGCGGGGAGCTCGTGTGCTCCTCGTGCGGCGCGCACCTCGTGCTCGGCGAGGATCGCGGAGATCCGCCGCGCGTCCGCGCCGCGCTGGTGGGCGCGGGCGCGGTGCTGACCCTCGTGCTCGCGGGGATCATGGTCGCAGCGTCACCGGCGCGCGCCGAGCACGCGTGGGCGCGGCTGGGTGCATGGCTGGGCCTCGTGAGCGAGCCGACGCCGGCGGCCGCGTCGAGCCCCGAGGAAGCGTCGATCCGCGTGCGCGTCGCGCCGCTGGTCGCGGCGTCGATCGATGCCGGGCATCCACGCACCCGCAACCTCGCGGTGCGCATCGCGGCGAGCGCGGGAGGGCCCTTCCACGTCGAGCAGGTCGCGCGTGTGTGGTCGCACGTGCGTCGCGAGTGGCGCTACGTGAGCGATCCCCGCGGCGGCGAGTACTTCGCGACCGCGAGCGAGACGATCGAGAACGGCCTCGCCGGTGACTGCGACGACTTCGCGACCGTGATGATCGCGATGCTCCAGGCGATCGGCGGACAAGCGCGCATGGTGATGGTCGACGGCGACGGCGGTGGGCACGCGTACGCCGAGGTCTGCGTCGATGCGTCGGCGGAGGACGTCGCGCGCCGTCTCGCCGCGTTCTACCGGAGCCCCGATGCGCCGGAGCGCGTGGAGCTCGGCGACATCCACTATCGCAGCGACGGAGCGTGCCCGGTGTGGCTCAACCTCGACTGGAACGCGCGCGCGCCGGGCGGGCACTACGGTCGCGAGCGCTGGGCGGTCGCGATCCATCCCGACGGCCACACCGAGACGCTCGCGCCGGCGGCCGGCGGCGGAGTGATCGGCGTGGTGCCCGAAGAAGTGCGAGCCAGCGCCGCGCCCGAGTGA
- a CDS encoding class I SAM-dependent methyltransferase yields MSDRDRLSLVAHAAMPLCNPLVLAELDALLERAPVAPGERVLDLGAGRGDVALRVPGARLTLVDRSEVYLDEARARSRGRAHVELVLADAATYLEALQGDISLAVCLGASHALSGMDAAARALSQRARRVLIGDLVSLGPRAEETFGAPRLESLSLGAPHVVLGPERVRAYEDAWSRAVSAHLEAHPDEPAAEWARGRIAWMREHDDVLSELAFAAWVL; encoded by the coding sequence ATGAGCGATCGCGATCGCCTCTCGCTCGTCGCGCACGCGGCGATGCCGCTCTGCAATCCCCTCGTGCTCGCGGAGCTCGATGCGCTGCTCGAGCGCGCGCCGGTCGCGCCCGGAGAGCGCGTGCTCGATCTCGGCGCGGGGCGCGGTGACGTGGCGCTGCGGGTGCCCGGCGCGCGGCTCACGCTCGTCGATCGCTCGGAGGTGTATCTCGACGAAGCGCGCGCGCGGTCGCGAGGCCGAGCGCACGTCGAGCTCGTGCTCGCGGATGCCGCGACGTACCTCGAGGCGCTGCAGGGAGACATATCACTCGCGGTATGTCTCGGCGCGAGCCATGCGCTCTCTGGTATGGATGCCGCGGCGCGCGCTCTCTCGCAGCGCGCGCGCAGGGTGTTGATCGGCGACCTCGTCTCGCTCGGTCCGCGCGCCGAGGAGACGTTCGGCGCGCCTCGCCTCGAGTCGCTCTCGCTCGGCGCGCCCCACGTCGTGCTCGGCCCGGAGCGCGTGCGCGCCTACGAGGACGCGTGGTCGCGCGCGGTCTCGGCGCACCTCGAAGCGCATCCCGACGAGCCCGCGGCGGAGTGGGCGCGGGGGCGCATCGCATGGATGCGCGAGCACGACGACGTGCTCTCCGAGCTCGCGTTCGCGGCGTGGGTGCTCTAG
- a CDS encoding expansin EXLX1 family cellulose-binding protein produces the protein MTRRAQLLLVLSSFVVACGGDDGVPHVPGECIAFDEQRGEGTYYDATGAGACSFDVQTGGGELLVAAMNAPQFAGSSVCGMCAHVVGPSGEVTVRIVDLCPECARGDLDLSPQAFDHVAERSLGRVPITWREVPCDVSGPIEWRIKEGSNPWWTAVQVREHRHRIARVERLTAEGDWVEVPRVDYNFFVDETGFGEGPYTLRAIDVHGNVLEDTGIELREAVDQPGAAQLPTCE, from the coding sequence ATGACACGCCGTGCGCAGCTCCTCCTCGTGCTCTCGTCGTTCGTGGTCGCGTGCGGAGGGGACGACGGCGTCCCCCACGTGCCCGGTGAGTGCATCGCGTTCGACGAGCAGCGCGGCGAGGGCACCTACTACGACGCGACCGGCGCCGGCGCGTGCAGCTTCGACGTGCAGACCGGTGGGGGCGAGCTCCTCGTCGCGGCGATGAACGCCCCGCAGTTCGCGGGCTCGAGCGTGTGCGGCATGTGCGCGCACGTCGTGGGCCCGTCGGGCGAGGTCACGGTGCGCATCGTCGATCTCTGCCCCGAGTGCGCGCGCGGTGATCTCGATCTCTCGCCGCAGGCCTTCGATCACGTCGCGGAGCGCTCGCTCGGTCGCGTCCCGATCACGTGGCGCGAGGTGCCGTGCGACGTGAGCGGCCCGATCGAGTGGCGGATCAAGGAGGGCTCGAACCCGTGGTGGACCGCGGTGCAGGTGCGCGAGCACCGGCATCGCATCGCGCGCGTCGAGCGCCTCACCGCCGAGGGCGACTGGGTCGAGGTCCCGCGCGTCGACTACAACTTCTTCGTCGACGAGACCGGCTTCGGCGAGGGGCCTTACACGCTGCGCGCGATCGACGTGCACGGGAACGTGCTCGAGGACACCGGGATCGAGCTGCGTGAAGCGGTCGATCAGCCCGGCGCGGCACAGCTCCCGACGTGCGAGTGA
- a CDS encoding 3-oxoacyl-ACP synthase III family protein produces the protein MPGITIVGSGRHVPGRPIKNDELARVMDTSDEWIKPRSGIEQRHYVAEGEGVSDLAVIAAEKAIERARIDKREIDYVIFATMTPEHAFPGSGALLGAKLGIPGVPALDIRQQCAAMPFGMQLADGLVASGAAKTILLVGAEAHAGFMPYAWDALLGDTKPTAEEYEFATKHRGIAVLFGDGAGALVLRKSDRPGHGFIGAVNHSDGRAADQIWVPGGMFTRRHYWDASIDSHIPTMKGKDLFKSAVTLLPKVVHEVCDKHDVKLADIDWFVAHQANDRINGSVRQALGIAPEKVPSNIARYGNTSAGTIPILVDEMMRDGRLEPGQLVCFLALGAGLNWGSVLMRI, from the coding sequence ATGCCGGGAATCACGATCGTGGGCTCGGGACGTCACGTGCCGGGACGTCCGATCAAGAACGACGAGCTCGCACGCGTGATGGATACGAGCGACGAGTGGATCAAGCCGCGCTCGGGCATCGAGCAGCGCCACTACGTCGCCGAGGGCGAGGGCGTCAGCGACCTCGCGGTGATCGCGGCGGAGAAGGCGATCGAGCGCGCGCGCATCGACAAGCGCGAGATCGACTACGTGATCTTCGCGACGATGACGCCCGAGCACGCGTTCCCGGGATCGGGCGCGCTGCTCGGCGCGAAGCTCGGCATCCCCGGCGTGCCCGCGCTCGACATCCGGCAGCAGTGCGCGGCGATGCCGTTCGGGATGCAGCTCGCGGACGGGCTCGTCGCGTCGGGCGCGGCGAAGACGATCCTGCTCGTCGGCGCGGAGGCGCACGCGGGGTTCATGCCGTACGCGTGGGACGCGCTGCTCGGCGACACGAAGCCGACCGCGGAGGAGTACGAGTTCGCGACGAAGCATCGCGGCATCGCGGTGCTCTTCGGCGACGGCGCGGGCGCGCTGGTGCTGCGCAAGAGCGATCGTCCGGGGCACGGGTTCATCGGCGCGGTGAACCACAGCGACGGGCGCGCGGCGGATCAGATCTGGGTGCCCGGCGGGATGTTCACGCGGCGGCACTACTGGGACGCGAGCATCGACTCGCACATCCCGACCATGAAGGGGAAGGACCTCTTCAAGAGCGCGGTGACGCTGCTCCCGAAGGTCGTGCACGAGGTCTGCGACAAGCACGACGTGAAGCTCGCGGACATCGACTGGTTCGTCGCGCACCAGGCGAACGACCGCATCAACGGGTCGGTGCGGCAGGCGCTGGGGATCGCACCGGAGAAGGTGCCCTCGAACATCGCGCGCTACGGCAACACGTCGGCGGGGACGATCCCGATCCTGGTCGACGAGATGATGCGCGACGGCCGGCTCGAGCCGGGCCAGCTGGTGTGCTTCCTCGCGCTGGGCGCCGGCCTCAATTGGGGCTCGGTGCTCATGAGGATCTGA
- the adh gene encoding aldehyde dehydrogenase — protein sequence MIYATPNTPGAKVAFESRYANYIGGEWVAPKRGQYFENPSPVNGRAFCEIPRSSVEDVELALDAAHRAKARWGRTPVQERANILLKIADRLEANLEMLAVAETWDNGKPIRETLAADLPLTIDHFRYFAGCLRAQEGSLAELDEDTVAYHFHEPLGVVAQIIPWNFPLLMAAWKLAPALAAGNCVILKPAEQTPASILVMTKLIADLLPPGVLNVVNGFGIEAGKPLASSPRVAKVAFTGETTTGRLILGYAAQNLIPVTLELGGKSPNIFFADVLASDDDFADKALEGFTMFALNQGEVCTCPSRALVHESIYGAFMDRAVERTQAVKLGHPLDPTTMIGAQASHEQLEKILSYIEIGRQEGAKVLTGGRRADLGGELAGGYYVEPTIFAGDNKMRVFQEEIFGPVVSTAKFRDFDHAISIANDTPYGLGAGVWTRDGNTAYRAGRAIEAGRVWTNCYHAYPAHAAFGGYKQSGTGRETHKMMLDHYQQTKNLLVSYSPKKLGFF from the coding sequence ATGATCTACGCCACGCCGAACACGCCGGGCGCGAAGGTCGCGTTCGAGTCGCGCTACGCCAACTACATCGGAGGCGAGTGGGTCGCGCCCAAGCGCGGCCAGTACTTCGAGAACCCGAGCCCGGTGAACGGCCGCGCGTTCTGCGAGATCCCGCGCTCGAGCGTCGAGGACGTCGAGCTCGCGCTCGACGCCGCGCATCGTGCGAAGGCGCGCTGGGGCCGGACGCCGGTGCAGGAGCGCGCGAACATCCTGCTGAAGATCGCGGACCGGCTCGAGGCGAACCTCGAGATGCTCGCGGTCGCGGAGACCTGGGACAACGGCAAGCCGATCCGCGAGACGCTCGCCGCGGATCTGCCGCTCACCATCGATCACTTCCGCTACTTCGCGGGCTGCCTGCGCGCGCAGGAGGGCTCGCTCGCGGAGCTCGACGAGGACACGGTCGCGTACCACTTCCACGAGCCGCTCGGCGTGGTCGCGCAGATCATCCCGTGGAACTTCCCGCTGCTCATGGCCGCGTGGAAGCTCGCGCCGGCGCTCGCCGCGGGCAACTGCGTGATCCTCAAGCCCGCGGAGCAGACGCCCGCGAGCATCCTCGTGATGACGAAGCTCATCGCGGATCTGCTGCCGCCCGGCGTGCTCAACGTCGTGAACGGGTTCGGCATCGAGGCGGGCAAGCCGCTCGCGTCGAGCCCGCGGGTCGCGAAGGTCGCGTTCACCGGCGAGACCACGACCGGTCGGCTGATCCTCGGCTACGCCGCGCAGAACCTGATCCCGGTCACGCTCGAGCTGGGCGGCAAGTCGCCGAACATCTTCTTCGCGGACGTGCTCGCGAGCGACGACGACTTCGCGGACAAGGCGCTCGAGGGCTTCACGATGTTCGCGCTGAACCAGGGCGAGGTCTGCACCTGCCCGTCGCGCGCGCTGGTGCACGAGTCGATCTACGGCGCGTTCATGGATCGTGCGGTCGAGCGCACCCAGGCCGTGAAGCTCGGGCACCCGCTCGACCCGACGACGATGATCGGCGCCCAGGCGTCGCACGAGCAGCTCGAGAAGATCCTCTCGTACATCGAGATCGGGCGGCAGGAGGGCGCGAAGGTGCTCACCGGCGGACGCCGCGCCGATCTCGGTGGCGAGCTCGCGGGCGGCTACTACGTCGAGCCGACGATCTTCGCGGGCGACAACAAGATGCGCGTGTTCCAGGAGGAGATCTTCGGGCCCGTGGTGTCGACGGCGAAGTTCCGCGACTTCGACCACGCGATCTCGATCGCGAACGACACGCCCTACGGGCTCGGCGCGGGCGTGTGGACGCGCGACGGGAACACTGCGTACCGCGCGGGCCGCGCGATCGAAGCGGGCCGCGTGTGGACCAACTGCTACCACGCGTACCCCGCGCACGCGGCGTTCGGTGGCTACAAGCAGTCGGGCACGGGTCGCGAGACCCACAAGATGATGCTCGACCACTACCAGCAGACGAAGAACCTGCTGGTCAGCTACTCGCCGAAGAAGCTGGGCTTCTTCTGA
- a CDS encoding sigma-54-dependent Fis family transcriptional regulator, which produces MLVLEEPEPRAWERFLGGDRGASAGHAVLARWARAIGLGVRPEGSAEPVVVAARDVRRRRERFGAAWPDAEQVLEGLERELASQGFVALVTDPDAIVLGRRGGGGFLAEADRVRLIEGARWHEDARGTNAIGTALVERTPVAVLGRAHLERTNHELVCYAAPIRDAMGEAIGVLDLTGHLRAASPMAGLAAIAAARAIEAGLRDHAFDALSPAAMRAIERALARCDVPAVLIERPGAVRAHNEKARTVLGARVGASASRVLGAEWSALERGGGLDVRVARGALRIEVEPVLDPAGRALALLAFALPALPAPKREETPGAFDALVGDDPALIATRERAARFAKSKLPVLIVAETGTGKELLARAIHAASDRARGPFVAVNCGALSPALLESELFGYAPGAFTGARPSGSGGKLAEAAGGTLFLDEVGEMPPALQTALLRVLEDGGYQRVGEHTTRHADFRVVAATCRELDQAVTSGAFRRDLYYRLRGVELSLPVLRARTDVRLLAKALVVRVAREEGREVPVLGEAALEALAAHDWPGNVRELRNAIAHGVVLADGGVIEPDHLPIPLPAAQTIELEDEDVPLDLELSLEAGGTLAQSAARAVERALEEARGNLSETARRLGVARSTLYRMLDKYGLATKAKKRRRDLGRSSSD; this is translated from the coding sequence ATGCTCGTCCTCGAGGAGCCGGAGCCGCGGGCGTGGGAGCGTTTCCTCGGAGGTGATCGCGGCGCGAGCGCGGGCCATGCGGTGCTCGCGCGGTGGGCGCGCGCGATCGGGCTCGGGGTGCGGCCCGAGGGGAGCGCGGAGCCGGTCGTGGTCGCGGCGCGCGACGTGCGGCGGCGTCGCGAGCGGTTCGGCGCAGCGTGGCCCGATGCGGAGCAGGTCCTCGAGGGGCTCGAGCGCGAGCTCGCGTCGCAGGGGTTCGTCGCGCTGGTGACCGATCCCGATGCGATCGTGCTCGGTCGTCGCGGAGGCGGTGGGTTCCTGGCGGAGGCGGATCGTGTGCGCCTGATCGAGGGCGCCCGGTGGCACGAGGATGCGCGCGGCACGAACGCGATCGGCACTGCGCTGGTCGAGCGGACCCCGGTCGCGGTGCTCGGGCGCGCGCACCTCGAGCGGACGAACCACGAGCTCGTCTGTTATGCGGCGCCGATCCGCGACGCGATGGGCGAGGCGATCGGCGTGCTCGATCTGACCGGGCACCTGCGCGCGGCGAGCCCGATGGCGGGGCTCGCCGCGATCGCCGCGGCCCGCGCGATCGAGGCCGGGCTGCGCGATCACGCGTTCGATGCGCTCTCGCCCGCGGCGATGCGCGCGATCGAGCGCGCGCTCGCGCGCTGCGACGTGCCCGCGGTGCTGATCGAGCGACCGGGCGCGGTGCGCGCGCACAACGAGAAGGCGCGGACCGTGCTCGGAGCGCGCGTCGGCGCGAGCGCGTCGCGCGTGCTCGGCGCGGAGTGGAGCGCGCTCGAGCGGGGCGGCGGGCTCGACGTGCGGGTGGCGCGGGGCGCGCTGCGGATCGAGGTGGAGCCGGTGCTCGACCCGGCGGGACGTGCGCTCGCGCTGCTCGCGTTCGCGCTGCCCGCGTTGCCGGCGCCGAAGCGTGAAGAGACGCCGGGCGCGTTCGACGCGCTGGTGGGCGACGATCCCGCGCTGATCGCGACGCGCGAGCGCGCGGCGCGCTTCGCGAAGAGCAAGCTGCCGGTGCTGATCGTCGCCGAGACCGGCACCGGCAAGGAGCTGCTCGCGCGTGCGATCCACGCCGCGAGCGATCGCGCGCGTGGGCCCTTCGTCGCGGTGAATTGCGGCGCGCTCTCGCCCGCGCTGCTCGAGAGCGAGCTCTTCGGGTACGCGCCCGGCGCGTTCACCGGCGCACGTCCTTCGGGCAGCGGCGGCAAGCTCGCGGAGGCCGCGGGCGGGACGCTCTTCCTCGACGAGGTCGGCGAGATGCCGCCTGCGCTGCAGACCGCGCTGCTGCGCGTGCTCGAGGACGGCGGGTACCAGCGCGTCGGCGAGCACACGACGCGACACGCCGACTTCCGGGTGGTCGCCGCGACCTGCCGCGAGCTCGACCAGGCGGTCACGTCGGGCGCGTTCCGGCGCGATCTCTACTATCGCCTCCGCGGCGTCGAGCTCTCGCTGCCGGTGCTGCGCGCGCGGACCGACGTGCGGCTGCTCGCGAAGGCGCTCGTGGTGCGGGTCGCGCGTGAGGAGGGACGCGAGGTGCCGGTGCTCGGCGAGGCGGCGCTCGAGGCCCTCGCGGCCCACGACTGGCCGGGCAACGTGCGCGAGCTGCGCAACGCGATCGCGCACGGCGTGGTGCTGGCGGATGGCGGCGTGATCGAGCCCGATCACCTGCCGATCCCGCTGCCCGCGGCCCAGACGATCGAGCTGGAGGACGAGGACGTGCCGCTCGATCTCGAGCTCTCGCTCGAGGCGGGTGGGACGCTCGCGCAGTCCGCGGCGCGCGCGGTGGAGCGCGCGCTCGAGGAGGCACGCGGCAACCTCAGCGAGACCGCGCGCCGGCTCGGTGTCGCGCGCAGCACGCTCTACCGGATGCTCGACAAGTACGGGCTCGCGACCAAGGCGAAGAAGCGTCGTCGCGATCTCGGACGATCGTCGTCCGACTGA
- a CDS encoding M48 family metallopeptidase, which produces MSEEFRFDRYVESRKSGAFGRDEAARYAYSADVAMLRSFQRIRPVELAAAAVVRTGKEMVRGQLLGQAVKVGPRQFVRLQKIAERCAQTLSVPTPQMYVVNSPVVNAFTFGTDEESFIVLHSALVDALDDKELEFVIGHETGHIQNKHVVYGTALTILTQGFGMFLGPLIEPALIALRSWYRRAEITCDRAGLLCSSDLDAGVSSFMKLAIGSRRLYEEMDVESYLAQLEEGQTSIGRFSEFFATHPFLPKRIQALRTFADSQLYRQHVGQDGGISIEEVDERTSRIIAIVGKDEPQAGGTGGSAQ; this is translated from the coding sequence ATGAGCGAGGAGTTCCGCTTCGATCGCTACGTGGAGTCCCGCAAGAGCGGCGCCTTCGGTCGGGACGAAGCCGCGCGTTACGCATACTCGGCCGACGTCGCGATGTTGCGCAGCTTCCAGCGCATCCGCCCGGTCGAGCTCGCGGCCGCCGCGGTGGTGCGCACCGGAAAGGAGATGGTGCGCGGCCAGCTCCTCGGTCAGGCGGTGAAGGTCGGACCGCGCCAGTTCGTGCGGCTGCAGAAGATCGCCGAGCGCTGCGCGCAGACGCTGAGCGTCCCGACCCCGCAGATGTACGTGGTGAACAGCCCCGTCGTGAACGCGTTCACGTTCGGCACCGACGAGGAGTCGTTCATCGTGCTGCACTCCGCGCTCGTCGACGCGCTCGACGACAAGGAGCTGGAGTTCGTGATCGGCCACGAGACCGGTCACATCCAGAACAAGCACGTCGTCTACGGCACCGCGCTCACGATCCTCACGCAGGGGTTCGGCATGTTCCTCGGCCCGCTGATCGAGCCCGCGCTGATCGCGCTGCGCTCGTGGTACCGGCGCGCGGAGATCACGTGCGACCGCGCGGGCCTGCTCTGCAGCAGCGATCTCGATGCCGGGGTCTCGAGCTTCATGAAGCTCGCGATCGGCAGCCGTCGCCTCTACGAGGAGATGGACGTGGAGTCGTATCTCGCGCAGCTCGAGGAAGGGCAGACGTCGATCGGCCGCTTCAGCGAGTTCTTCGCGACGCATCCGTTCCTGCCCAAGCGCATCCAGGCGCTGCGCACGTTCGCGGACAGCCAGCTGTACCGCCAGCACGTGGGCCAGGACGGCGGCATCTCGATCGAGGAGGTCGACGAGCGCACCAGCCGTATCATCGCGATCGTCGGGAAGGACGAGCCGCAGGCAGGCGGCACCGGAGGGAGCGCACAGTGA